From Diadema setosum chromosome 5, eeDiaSeto1, whole genome shotgun sequence, the proteins below share one genomic window:
- the LOC140228791 gene encoding histamine H3 receptor-like, protein MSSEVNVSVAYCFDHVTEVNDEIINETSDDFEVTVVNRPLWWLALLCVIYGTLIVLAVVGNIFVMIAYQNDVRIKRSVANTFILNLAIADFIVGVFTWPIYFSWLIIGPWTFGEYLCKVWSAIDYTVTAMSVITIILISLDRYWLLTKTTAYLTYQTQIRANVTIASCWGIVSCIYIILTFGFAYFTNYYPVDFSNYCDMEFIYTLPALITTIIINFVVPAIIIVVLNTMVYFKIRERAKGLSELNNKIKRESEGKEKRIQTHFGLGLFKRWRGYPPPTDEVSRNLDPGVILVAVSALNSPEYHQNPAFEQQHEVTPPSSGETSGIGSVNEHEKCKNSQMKEEKPCPHSEEVGANETNEQGVYIISKNTEQEPSNYQSSRIDFLRKLFKRKQREFKRERRAAFILAVLVSVFILCWLPFQITVVVGFFCNFECVPEMAYIVAENLVWANSALNPILYAATNIHFRRNFLRLLGFKKLGRKLEGKTSIA, encoded by the coding sequence ATGTCGTCTGAGGTAAATGTCTCTGTAGCGTATTGCTTTGATCACGTGACAGAAGTGAACGACGAGATCATAAATGAAACCAGCGATGATTTCGAAGTCACAGTCGTAAACCGTCCGCTTTGGTGGTTGGCCTTGTTATGCGTGATTTATGGAACACTAATTGTTCTGGCTGTTGTCGGAAATATCTTTGTCATGATTGCATATCAAAATGACGTCCGTATCAAGCGCAGCGTTGCTAATACGTTCATTCTTAACCTCGCTATCGCAGATTTCATTGTGGGTGTATTTACGTGGCCGATATACTTTTCCTGGCTCATCATCGGCCCCTGGACTTTTGGAGAATACCTGTGCAAAGTGTGGTCCGCCATTGACTACACCGTCACCGCAATGTCGGTGATCACTATCATCCTGATCAGCCTGGATCGCTACTGGCTGCTGACGAAGACAACTGCCTATCTGACATACCAAACTCAGATCAGAGCGAACGTAACTATTGCCTCCTGTTGGGGTATTGTTTCGTGCATCTACATAATTTTAACCTTTGGTTTCGCTTACTTCACAAATTATTATCCTGTTGATTTTAGTAATTACTGCGATATGGAGTTTATTTACACCCTACCAGCGCTCATCACTACAATCATAATAAACTTTGTAGTCCCAGCCATCATCATTGTTGTACTTAACACAATGGTTTACTTCAAGATTCGTGAGCGCGCCAAGGGACTGTCAGAACTCAACAACAAGATAAAGCGCGAAAGTGAAGGTAAAGAAAAACGAATCCAGACTCACTTCGGACTTGGGCTTTTCAAAAGATGGCGAGGATATCCTCCACCTACCGATGAGGTCTCCAGGAATCTCGATCCAGGAGTCATCTTAGTAGCAGTGTCTGCCCTCAACTCGCCGGAATACCATCAAAACCCGGCATTTGAGCAGCAGCATGAGGTCACTCCTCCGTCAAGTGGCGAAACATCGGGGATTGGGAGCGTCAATGAACACGAAAAGTGTAAAAACTCACAAATGAAGGAGGAGAAGCCATGCCCTCACTCGGAAGAAGTTGGTGCTAATGAGACCAACGAACAGGGCGTCTACATAATATCGAAAAACACTGAACAAGAACCTAGCAATTATCAAAGTTCCCGAATTGACTTTTTACGGAAGTTGTTTAAGCGCAAACAACGCGAATTTAAGAGAGAACGTCGAGCAGCGTTTATTCTCGCAGTACTAGTTTCAGTCTTTATTCTGTGCTGGCTGCCATTTCAAATCACGGTTGTCGTTGGTTTCTTCTGCAATTTTGAGTGTGTTCCAGAGATGGCCTACATAGTTGCTGAAAATCTTGTATGGGCAAATAGTGCATTAAACCCGATCTTATATGCTGCCACTAATATTCACTTCAGACGCAATTTTCTGCGGCTTCTGGGATTCAAAAAACTTGGGAGAAAATTAGAAGGAAAAACAAGTATTGCCTAA